One window of Campylobacter avium LMG 24591 genomic DNA carries:
- a CDS encoding energy transducer TonB family protein produces MKNSHKYQAFALTCLIFAPLLLFAITYEPQKLDLKADDSLNLVIGQFVTKEIQTLQKPAPKPQPEFKKEHKKKMKDMAKKDRKKDVKKPEPKKQAAAVSNSAPVISTLMVGKDNNEFLKAVKLAVDKAAIDTYPRQALQMNLEGSALVEFTWLGGAKLGSVKIAKSSGHRILDDNAIRVIKRASKNFPSYSNDVSVTIPIKYGIKRS; encoded by the coding sequence ATGAAAAATTCACACAAATACCAAGCTTTCGCACTTACTTGTCTTATTTTTGCACCCCTGCTTTTGTTTGCTATCACGTATGAGCCACAAAAGCTTGATTTAAAAGCCGATGATAGCTTAAATTTAGTTATAGGGCAGTTTGTAACCAAAGAAATTCAAACACTTCAAAAACCAGCTCCTAAGCCTCAGCCGGAATTTAAAAAAGAGCATAAAAAAAAGATGAAGGATATGGCAAAAAAGGATAGAAAAAAAGATGTTAAAAAGCCTGAGCCTAAAAAGCAAGCGGCTGCTGTGTCAAATTCTGCCCCGGTTATTTCAACCTTAATGGTCGGTAAAGATAATAACGAGTTTTTAAAGGCTGTAAAACTTGCAGTCGATAAAGCCGCTATAGATACTTACCCTAGACAGGCTTTGCAAATGAATTTGGAGGGCAGTGCTTTGGTGGAGTTTACTTGGCTTGGTGGTGCTAAATTAGGCAGCGTTAAGATTGCTAAAAGCTCTGGCCATAGAATTTTAGATGATAATGCTATAAGAGTGATAAAAAGAGCTTCTAAGAATTTTCCATCTTACAGTAATGATGTAAGCGTAACCATACCTATAAAATATGGGATAAAGAGGTCTTAA
- the exbD gene encoding TonB system transport protein ExbD, whose product MIKLPKESGLNVVPFIDIMLVLLAIVLSVSTFIAHGQIKVDLPKSELSSASTNDDKNKLLITISADNLFYANDKLVDIKALQDEIDKTPKENLIELKTDKNSKFDSFMQVINMLKAKEHQNFQIITEQSR is encoded by the coding sequence ATGATAAAACTGCCTAAGGAAAGTGGCTTAAATGTAGTTCCGTTTATAGATATTATGCTTGTTTTACTAGCCATAGTTTTAAGCGTTTCTACTTTTATAGCTCATGGACAAATAAAGGTTGATTTGCCAAAGTCCGAGCTTTCTAGTGCTAGCACAAATGATGATAAAAACAAACTTTTAATAACAATCAGTGCTGATAATCTTTTTTACGCTAATGATAAATTAGTTGATATAAAGGCCTTGCAAGATGAGATTGATAAAACACCTAAAGAAAATTTAATAGAATTAAAGACAGATAAGAATTCTAAATTTGATAGTTTTATGCAAGTAATTAATATGTTAAAGGCTAAAGAACATCAAAATTTCCAAATCATCACGGAGCAGAGCAGATGA
- the exbB gene encoding TonB-system energizer ExbB, whose amino-acid sequence MEFLKTHIDWIILSILALMAFIALWCVIERLLFFRKLNPSDYKSQDEYDNALSENLTTIHIIYSNAPYVGLLGTVVGIMVVFYDMGLSGNIDVKSIVVGLSLALKATALGLLVAIPALMAYNALARKVTVLSSKFKDRDDKTA is encoded by the coding sequence ATGGAATTTTTAAAAACTCATATTGATTGGATTATTTTATCAATATTAGCCTTAATGGCTTTTATAGCTCTTTGGTGTGTGATAGAGAGATTGTTATTTTTTAGAAAGCTTAATCCTAGTGATTACAAGAGCCAAGATGAATATGATAATGCCTTGAGCGAGAATTTAACCACCATACATATAATCTACTCAAACGCCCCTTATGTTGGCTTGTTAGGAACTGTAGTGGGCATAATGGTAGTTTTTTATGACATGGGTCTATCTGGAAATATAGATGTAAAATCAATAGTAGTAGGGCTTTCTTTGGCTTTAAAAGCTACGGCTTTGGGGCTTTTGGTGGCTATCCCTGCGTTAATGGCTTATAATGCCTTGGCTAGAAAGGTTACTGTACTTAGCTCTAAATTTAAGGATAGAGATGATAAAACTGCCTAA